The following proteins come from a genomic window of Pyxidicoccus sp. MSG2:
- a CDS encoding non-ribosomal peptide synthetase, with product MPTGLPSDLDSRCDTLVELLRFRAERQPNQRAFTFLVDGDEEEAHLTYAELDRKARAIAAALQARGAQGQRALLLYPPGLDYIAGFFGCLYAGVIAVPIYPPDPMRLGRTLPRLLAISQDAQATVALTTDFILGMGEMLFEQAPELRELHWLATDTLDESTGEAWKHPGATAATTVFLQYTSGSTSSPKGVVLSHANLMHNLGLIHGCFGHSKSSQGVIWLPPYHDMGLIGGILQPLYGGFPVVLMSPVDFLKRPLRWLKAVSRYGATTSGGPNFAYDLCIRKVTPEERAALDLSKWDLAFNGAEPLQPETLRRFAEVFGPCGFKMEAFYPCYGLAEGTLIASGGLKVEAPVLRTVDAAALKSHRVQQSQPELPGAQTLVGSGRNLDGQKLLIAHPETGAPLAPGQVGEVWVSGPSVAQGYWNRPEQTAAAFGAKAPGDDARYLRTGDLGFLDGGELYVTGRLKDLIIIRGRNHYPHDIERTVEPVHPALRPGCGATFSVDKDGEERLVVVQEVDRRAVESGSVDLEAVSTSIRQAVAEAHELQVYAVVLIQGGSLPKTSSGKIQRFATRADFLAGSLEVLHQSVLDTPAAAPVAPARTEQAAPAHEAPAAPAREPSFIQKALTAVTDPGARRALLSVFLQEQAAAVLRLPASQVDAKSPLHVYGVDSLMAIDFKSALDAGLGIDVPLGGILQGDSLEKLADTVLALLAAPKTQASGPAVAAHESTGDAPLSGGQQALWFLHQLAPGSAAYHVPVAVRVKAALDVDSLRRAFDTLVTRHPALRTTFAMTASGPVQRIHAELPLDFETVDAKGWDDAALRERLSEEARRPFDLEAGPLLRVRLYSRAADDHALLLAMHHIVTDFGSLAVIAEELETLYPALRAGKNLALPKPSRTYADFARWQAELLASPRGAALERYWREQLAGPPPVLDLPTDHPRPPVQTYAGRVHTERLDTQLTASLKALAREQGATLNMLLQAAFQVLLHRYTGQDDFTVGVVSAGRHRSELASVAGYFVNPLVVRTRPSAALPFTDYLASTRRTVLEALEHQDQPFNVLVDKLQPVRDHSRSPLFQVMFVYQRAARLDERGLTAFALDLPGSRAELAGLPLESLPLDHGGAQFDLTLTMGEAANALVASFEYNTDLFEAGTIARMAGHLRTLLAGLVADPRRALSDLPLMPEAEAQQLLQMQAGPRVSLDGSLLPALFASQAARTPDAAAVMFREEQLSYRELRQRAGFLSAWLREQGVGPGSIVGLCLERSVEMVAAVLGVLSTGAAYVPIDPAYPVERLAFILSDAGTPLLLTQSTLHGQLASHAGSGAVRVVSLDTELDWSAAASATVPEPVAVRAEDLACLVYTSGSTGQPKGVMLEHGGLANLVRSFVESYAPGEKDRMLPLTSVASASFVGEVLPPLCTGAALVLPTEEEVLDAELLLGLIARHHISIVSTVPAVIAGLNARKDTLPPVRLVLSGGEALVARDVEALLDTTTVVNGYGLTETTVCTTYHHLRPEDLEGRAWMPIGKPIINTDVYVLDARRKPVPVGCAGELYVGGLGVARGYWRRPELTAERFVANPFRPGERMYRTGDVARWLPDGVLEYLHRADDQVKIRGFRIELGEVEAAVRRHPAVRDAFVMAREDAPGDRRLVAYVVLTEPAPTSSDLHGFLSESLPPYMVPSAFLVLPSLPLTPNGKVDTRALPVPEGERPALAAAYAPPTSELERRIATIWAQVLKVTDVGLHDNFFELGGNSMLIAQAHRRLREELGANLALVDLFKLTTVNALARHLGNAEAGTGDAKEQAQSIKDEAERRRAAMGRRQQAARGRGTRK from the coding sequence GTGCCCACCGGTCTTCCTTCGGACCTGGATTCCCGCTGTGACACGCTCGTGGAGCTGCTGCGCTTCCGCGCGGAGCGGCAGCCCAACCAGCGTGCCTTCACCTTCCTCGTCGACGGCGACGAGGAGGAAGCGCACCTCACGTACGCGGAGCTGGACCGGAAGGCGCGCGCCATCGCCGCGGCCCTGCAGGCCCGGGGCGCGCAGGGCCAGCGGGCCCTGCTGCTGTACCCGCCGGGGCTGGACTACATCGCCGGCTTCTTCGGCTGCCTCTACGCGGGCGTCATCGCCGTCCCCATCTACCCGCCGGACCCGATGCGCCTGGGCCGCACCCTGCCCCGCCTGCTGGCCATCAGCCAGGACGCGCAGGCCACCGTCGCCCTCACCACCGACTTCATCCTCGGCATGGGGGAGATGCTCTTCGAGCAGGCGCCGGAGCTGCGCGAGCTGCACTGGCTGGCCACGGACACGCTGGACGAGTCCACCGGCGAGGCGTGGAAGCACCCGGGCGCCACCGCCGCCACCACCGTCTTCCTCCAGTACACCTCCGGCTCCACGTCGTCGCCCAAGGGCGTGGTGCTCAGCCACGCCAACCTGATGCACAACCTGGGGCTGATCCACGGGTGCTTCGGGCACTCGAAGAGCAGCCAGGGCGTCATCTGGCTGCCGCCGTACCACGACATGGGCCTCATCGGCGGCATCCTCCAGCCGCTCTACGGTGGCTTCCCGGTGGTGCTGATGTCGCCGGTGGACTTCCTCAAGCGCCCGCTGCGCTGGCTGAAGGCGGTGTCGCGCTACGGGGCCACCACCAGCGGAGGGCCCAACTTCGCCTACGACTTGTGCATCCGGAAGGTGACGCCGGAGGAGCGCGCCGCGCTCGACTTGAGCAAGTGGGACCTGGCCTTCAACGGCGCCGAGCCGCTCCAGCCGGAGACGCTGCGCCGCTTCGCGGAAGTGTTCGGTCCGTGCGGCTTCAAGATGGAGGCCTTCTACCCCTGCTACGGCCTGGCGGAGGGCACCCTCATCGCGTCGGGCGGCCTCAAGGTGGAGGCGCCGGTGCTGCGCACCGTGGACGCCGCCGCGCTGAAGAGCCACCGCGTCCAGCAGTCCCAGCCGGAGCTCCCGGGCGCGCAGACGCTGGTGGGCTCGGGGCGCAACCTGGACGGACAGAAGCTCCTCATCGCCCACCCGGAGACGGGGGCGCCGCTCGCGCCGGGGCAGGTGGGTGAGGTCTGGGTGTCCGGCCCCAGCGTGGCGCAGGGCTACTGGAACCGCCCGGAGCAGACGGCGGCGGCCTTCGGCGCGAAGGCGCCCGGGGACGACGCGCGCTACCTGCGCACGGGCGACCTGGGCTTCCTGGACGGCGGCGAGCTGTACGTCACCGGCCGCCTGAAGGACCTCATCATCATCCGCGGCCGCAACCACTACCCGCACGACATCGAGCGCACGGTGGAGCCGGTGCACCCCGCGCTGCGGCCGGGCTGTGGCGCCACCTTCTCCGTCGACAAGGATGGCGAGGAGCGGCTCGTGGTGGTCCAGGAGGTGGACCGCCGCGCCGTGGAGTCGGGCAGTGTGGACCTGGAGGCCGTCTCCACCTCCATCCGCCAGGCCGTCGCGGAAGCGCACGAGCTGCAGGTCTACGCGGTGGTGCTCATCCAGGGCGGAAGCCTGCCCAAGACGTCCAGCGGCAAGATTCAGCGCTTCGCCACCCGCGCGGACTTCCTGGCCGGCAGCCTGGAGGTGCTGCACCAGAGCGTGCTCGACACCCCGGCCGCGGCCCCTGTCGCGCCGGCCCGCACGGAGCAGGCCGCGCCCGCCCACGAGGCCCCCGCCGCCCCCGCGCGCGAGCCCAGCTTCATCCAGAAGGCGTTGACGGCCGTGACGGACCCGGGGGCGCGCCGCGCGCTCCTGTCGGTGTTCCTCCAGGAACAGGCCGCCGCGGTGCTGCGCCTGCCCGCGTCGCAGGTGGACGCGAAGAGCCCGCTCCACGTGTACGGCGTGGACTCGCTGATGGCCATCGACTTCAAGAGCGCGCTCGACGCGGGCCTTGGCATCGACGTCCCGCTGGGCGGCATCCTCCAGGGCGACTCGCTGGAGAAGCTGGCGGACACCGTGCTGGCGCTGCTCGCCGCGCCGAAGACGCAGGCCTCGGGCCCGGCCGTCGCGGCGCACGAGAGCACCGGTGACGCCCCGCTGTCCGGCGGCCAGCAGGCGCTCTGGTTCCTGCACCAGCTCGCGCCCGGCAGCGCCGCGTACCACGTGCCCGTCGCGGTGCGCGTGAAGGCCGCGCTGGACGTGGACTCCCTGCGCCGCGCCTTCGACACGCTCGTCACCCGGCACCCGGCGCTGCGCACCACCTTCGCCATGACGGCGTCCGGTCCGGTGCAGCGCATCCACGCCGAGCTGCCGCTGGACTTCGAGACGGTGGACGCCAAGGGCTGGGACGACGCCGCCCTGCGCGAGCGCCTGTCCGAAGAGGCCCGCCGCCCGTTCGACCTGGAGGCCGGTCCACTGCTGCGCGTGCGCCTGTACTCGCGCGCGGCGGATGACCACGCGCTGCTCCTGGCGATGCACCACATCGTCACCGACTTCGGCTCGCTGGCCGTCATCGCGGAGGAGCTGGAGACGCTCTACCCCGCCCTGCGCGCGGGGAAGAACCTGGCGCTGCCGAAGCCCTCGCGCACCTACGCGGACTTCGCGCGCTGGCAGGCGGAGCTGCTGGCCAGCCCTCGCGGCGCGGCGCTGGAGCGCTACTGGCGCGAGCAGCTCGCCGGCCCGCCGCCGGTGCTCGATCTGCCCACGGACCACCCGCGTCCGCCCGTGCAGACGTACGCCGGCCGCGTCCACACCGAGCGCCTGGACACGCAGCTCACCGCGTCCCTCAAGGCGCTGGCACGCGAGCAGGGCGCCACGCTGAACATGCTGCTGCAGGCGGCCTTCCAGGTGCTGCTGCACCGCTACACCGGGCAGGACGACTTCACGGTGGGCGTGGTGAGCGCGGGCCGGCATCGTTCGGAGCTGGCCTCCGTGGCGGGCTACTTCGTCAACCCGCTGGTGGTGCGCACGCGGCCGTCCGCCGCGCTGCCCTTCACGGACTACCTGGCCAGCACGCGGCGCACGGTGCTGGAGGCGCTGGAGCACCAGGACCAGCCCTTCAACGTGCTGGTGGACAAGCTCCAGCCGGTGAGGGACCACAGCCGCTCGCCGCTCTTCCAGGTCATGTTCGTGTACCAGCGCGCCGCGCGCCTGGACGAGCGTGGCCTGACGGCCTTCGCGCTGGATTTGCCGGGCTCGCGCGCCGAGCTGGCCGGCCTTCCGCTGGAGTCGCTGCCGCTGGACCATGGCGGCGCGCAGTTCGACCTCACGCTCACCATGGGTGAGGCCGCCAACGCGCTGGTGGCGTCCTTCGAGTACAACACCGACCTCTTCGAGGCGGGCACCATCGCCCGCATGGCCGGGCACCTGCGCACGCTGCTCGCCGGCCTCGTGGCGGACCCGCGCCGCGCGCTGTCGGACCTGCCGCTGATGCCGGAGGCGGAAGCCCAGCAGCTCCTCCAGATGCAGGCCGGTCCTCGCGTGTCGCTGGACGGCTCGCTGCTCCCCGCCCTCTTCGCCTCGCAGGCGGCGCGCACGCCGGACGCAGCGGCGGTGATGTTCCGCGAAGAGCAGCTCAGCTACCGCGAGCTGCGCCAGCGCGCGGGCTTCCTCTCCGCGTGGCTGCGCGAGCAGGGCGTGGGCCCGGGCTCCATCGTGGGCCTGTGCCTGGAGCGCTCGGTGGAGATGGTGGCCGCGGTGCTGGGCGTGCTGTCCACGGGCGCGGCCTACGTGCCCATCGACCCGGCGTACCCGGTGGAGCGGCTGGCCTTCATCCTCTCCGACGCGGGCACCCCGCTGCTGCTCACCCAGTCCACGCTGCACGGCCAGCTCGCGTCGCACGCGGGCAGCGGCGCGGTGCGGGTGGTGAGCCTGGACACCGAGCTGGACTGGAGCGCCGCGGCATCCGCGACGGTGCCGGAGCCGGTGGCGGTGCGGGCCGAGGACCTGGCGTGCCTCGTGTACACGTCCGGCTCCACCGGCCAGCCCAAGGGCGTGATGCTGGAGCACGGCGGCCTCGCCAACCTCGTGCGCTCCTTCGTGGAGTCCTACGCGCCGGGCGAGAAGGACCGGATGCTGCCGCTCACCTCGGTGGCGTCCGCCAGCTTCGTGGGCGAGGTGCTGCCGCCGCTGTGCACGGGCGCGGCGCTGGTGCTGCCCACCGAGGAGGAGGTGCTGGACGCGGAGCTGCTCTTGGGCCTCATCGCCCGGCACCACATCAGCATCGTCAGCACGGTGCCCGCGGTCATCGCCGGCCTCAACGCGCGCAAGGACACGCTGCCGCCGGTGCGGCTGGTGCTCAGCGGCGGCGAGGCGCTGGTGGCCCGCGACGTGGAGGCGCTGCTGGACACCACCACGGTGGTCAACGGCTACGGCCTCACCGAGACGACGGTCTGCACCACGTACCACCACCTGCGTCCGGAGGACCTCGAGGGCCGCGCGTGGATGCCCATCGGCAAGCCCATCATCAACACGGACGTGTACGTGCTGGACGCGCGGCGCAAGCCCGTGCCCGTGGGCTGCGCGGGTGAGCTGTACGTGGGCGGCCTGGGCGTGGCGCGCGGCTACTGGCGCCGCCCGGAGCTGACGGCGGAGCGCTTCGTCGCCAACCCCTTCCGTCCCGGTGAGCGCATGTACCGCACCGGCGACGTGGCCCGGTGGCTGCCGGACGGCGTGCTGGAGTACCTGCACCGCGCCGACGACCAGGTGAAGATTCGCGGCTTCCGCATCGAGCTGGGTGAGGTGGAGGCCGCCGTGCGCCGCCACCCCGCCGTGCGCGACGCCTTCGTCATGGCGCGCGAGGACGCTCCGGGAGACCGGCGCCTCGTGGCCTACGTGGTGCTCACCGAGCCCGCGCCCACCAGCAGCGACCTCCACGGCTTCCTCTCGGAGTCGCTGCCGCCGTACATGGTGCCGTCGGCCTTCCTGGTGCTGCCGTCGCTGCCGCTGACGCCCAACGGCAAGGTGGACACGCGCGCCCTGCCGGTGCCGGAGGGCGAGCGCCCCGCGCTGGCCGCCGCCTACGCCCCGCCCACCAGCGAGCTGGAGCGGCGCATCGCCACCATCTGGGCGCAGGTGCTCAAGGTGACCGACGTGGGCCTGCACGACAACTTCTTCGAGCTGGGCGGCAACTCCATGCTCATCGCCCAGGCGCACCGCCGCCTGCGCGAGGAGCTGGGTGCGAACCTGGCACTCGTGGACCTCTTCAAGCTCACCACCGTGAACGCGCTGGCCCGCCACCTCGGCAATGCCGAGGCGGGCACCGGGGACGCGAAGGAGCAGGCCCAGTCCATCAAGGACGAGGCCGAGCGGCGCAGGGCCGCCATGGGCCGCCGGCAGCAGGCCGCGCGCGGCCGTGGGACCCGTAAGTAA
- a CDS encoding type I polyketide synthase, whose translation MSTENETEGGGLEGIAVIGMGARLPGAKTVAEFWKNLSGGVEGISFFTEEELIAEGIDPAIVKAPNYVKAGGVLGDAEMFDAAFFGLNPREAALMDPQHRVFLECAWEAMEGAGYSPERQPGRVGVFGGMSMNTYLLNNIYAHLAHVASLESLQASIGNDKDSLTTEVAYRLNLKGPAVTVQSSSSTSLTCIHFACQSLLSYECDAALAGGVSIHFPEKAGYLYYEGGTTAPDGHCHTFDAKAQGFVAGHGAAVLMLKRLEDAVRDGDTIYAVVKGSACNNDGSHKVSYMAPSVDGHAEAIALAQAVAGVTPDTISYVEAHGTATQVGDPIEVAALTQAFRQGTDAKQFCALGSAKTNVGHLDSAAGAVGFMKVALSLHHKKLVPHLNYDTPNPAIDFANSPFFVNTQLRDWPEGATPRRAGVSSLGMGGTNAHAILEEAPPLPATDAPRRPAQLLLLSARTDTALEATTDRLVSHLKNNPDVSLADVAFTLQVGRKRFGKRRALVCRTVADAVEALGSRDPQRVLSGVQDSAGRPVMFLFSGQGAQYVDMGRQLYETEAGFRADVDACAEKLKPHLGLDLRTVLYPPAGQAEAAAERLKQTALTQPALFVIEYALARRWMAWGVKPRAMLGHSIGEYVAACLAGVFSLDDALSLVAARGRLMQGMPAGTMLAVSLPESEVTGLLPATLSVAAVNSPGTCVVAGPVDAVEAFAAQLASRSVATSRLHTSHAFHSSMMDPILDAFREAVRKVKRNAPQVPYLSNVTGKWITTEEATSPDYWAKHLRGAVRFADGVGELLKDADAILLEVGPGNTLATLSRQHPAKGAQHAFVTSLRHPKETHADAEFLLNALGRLWLAGVDADWDAFLDGERRRRIPLPTAPFERQKFWVEPKKVSHAKAAQVDDTSGADQKQDVSRWFYLPTWKRTLPLASGEWAKTKACWWLFTPGPDGLGGQVAKRLADVGQDVITLTPGPRTAQVAARQWTVDPKDAAGYASLLEALTADGFAPDRILHLWSAEPEQSAGEAALDTALERGFSSLLFLAQALGRQGGAKPVSVVAVTHRMQALADEQPRPEWATVLGPCRVIPQEYPHLSCRSVDVVVPLAGSWQEAALADVLLAECAAASRAEAAVAYRGGQRHVQAFESVPQGASKPESLPLREGGVYLLLGGFGTLGTAHAKAIARKVKAKLVLASRTALPERSGWDAWLASHGEADAVSRRIQKVRALEAQGSEVHVVAADVADRAQLKAAVDATVSRFGTLNGVVYAAGDVDPALFRAIPDTRPEDVRNHFRSRIQGLYALEEALAGRTLDFCHLASSLAAVLGGLGLASYTAATGFMDAFAAKHTQQSPVPWTSVGWDAWRFEEGSASPLATATPFGALAISADEGALAFEHLLSLGPVGHVAVSTSSLSARAARWTRPEQKEEKTQGALVQQDAGAEDRTPRPTLQNPYVAPRDELEESIARLWESTLGIAQVGVHDSFFELGGNSLVGVKLIARVREQFKVSIPAVSLYEGPTVHALAKLIKAATLPPDVAAAEEDESSMDRGARRRARRARRGESSEDASEDET comes from the coding sequence ATGAGCACCGAGAACGAGACAGAGGGCGGGGGCTTGGAGGGCATTGCCGTCATCGGCATGGGGGCCCGGCTTCCAGGCGCGAAGACGGTGGCCGAGTTCTGGAAGAACCTCAGCGGCGGCGTGGAGGGCATCTCCTTCTTCACGGAGGAGGAGCTCATCGCGGAGGGCATCGACCCGGCCATCGTGAAGGCGCCCAACTACGTGAAGGCGGGCGGCGTACTCGGTGACGCGGAGATGTTCGACGCGGCCTTCTTCGGGCTCAACCCGCGCGAGGCCGCGCTGATGGACCCGCAGCACCGCGTCTTCCTGGAGTGCGCATGGGAGGCCATGGAGGGCGCGGGCTACAGCCCGGAGCGCCAGCCCGGCCGCGTGGGCGTGTTCGGCGGCATGAGCATGAACACGTACCTGCTCAACAACATCTACGCGCACCTGGCCCACGTCGCGTCGCTGGAGAGCCTCCAGGCGTCCATCGGCAACGACAAGGACAGCCTCACCACCGAAGTGGCGTACCGGCTCAACCTCAAGGGCCCGGCCGTCACGGTGCAGTCGTCCTCGTCCACGTCCCTCACCTGCATCCACTTCGCCTGCCAGAGCCTGCTCTCATACGAGTGTGACGCGGCGCTGGCTGGCGGCGTGTCCATCCACTTCCCGGAGAAGGCGGGCTACCTCTACTACGAGGGCGGCACCACGGCGCCGGACGGGCACTGCCACACCTTCGACGCCAAGGCCCAGGGCTTCGTCGCGGGCCACGGCGCGGCCGTCCTCATGCTCAAGCGCCTGGAAGACGCGGTGCGCGACGGCGACACCATCTACGCGGTGGTGAAGGGCTCGGCCTGCAACAACGACGGCTCCCACAAGGTCAGCTACATGGCCCCCAGCGTGGACGGCCATGCGGAGGCGATTGCCCTCGCGCAGGCGGTGGCGGGCGTGACGCCGGACACCATCAGCTACGTGGAGGCGCACGGCACCGCCACGCAGGTGGGAGACCCGATTGAAGTCGCGGCGCTGACGCAGGCCTTCCGCCAGGGCACGGACGCGAAGCAGTTCTGCGCGCTGGGCTCGGCGAAGACGAACGTCGGCCACCTGGACTCGGCGGCGGGCGCGGTGGGCTTCATGAAGGTGGCGCTGTCGCTGCACCACAAGAAGCTGGTGCCCCACCTCAACTACGACACGCCCAACCCGGCCATCGACTTCGCCAACAGCCCCTTCTTCGTGAACACGCAGCTGCGCGACTGGCCGGAGGGCGCCACGCCCCGCCGCGCGGGCGTCAGCTCACTGGGCATGGGCGGAACCAACGCCCACGCCATCCTGGAAGAGGCCCCGCCGCTGCCGGCCACCGACGCCCCGCGCCGCCCCGCGCAACTGCTGCTGCTGTCGGCCCGCACGGACACCGCGCTGGAGGCCACCACGGACCGGCTGGTGTCCCATCTGAAGAACAACCCCGACGTGTCCCTGGCGGACGTGGCCTTCACGCTCCAGGTGGGCCGCAAGCGCTTCGGCAAGCGCCGCGCGCTGGTGTGCCGCACGGTGGCGGACGCGGTGGAGGCGCTGGGCTCCAGAGACCCTCAGCGCGTGCTCTCCGGCGTGCAGGACTCCGCGGGCCGGCCGGTGATGTTCCTCTTCTCCGGCCAGGGCGCGCAGTACGTGGACATGGGCCGGCAGCTCTACGAGACGGAAGCCGGCTTCCGCGCGGACGTGGACGCGTGCGCGGAGAAGCTCAAGCCGCACCTCGGCCTCGACTTGCGCACGGTGCTCTACCCGCCCGCGGGCCAGGCGGAGGCCGCGGCCGAGCGCCTGAAGCAGACGGCGCTCACCCAGCCGGCCCTCTTCGTCATCGAGTACGCGCTGGCGCGCCGGTGGATGGCGTGGGGCGTGAAGCCGCGCGCCATGCTGGGGCACAGCATCGGTGAGTACGTGGCCGCCTGCCTCGCGGGCGTCTTCTCGCTGGACGACGCGCTGTCGCTGGTGGCCGCTCGCGGCCGGCTGATGCAGGGCATGCCGGCGGGCACCATGCTGGCCGTGTCGCTGCCGGAGTCCGAGGTGACGGGCCTGCTGCCCGCGACGCTGTCGGTGGCGGCGGTGAACAGCCCCGGCACCTGCGTGGTGGCGGGACCGGTGGACGCGGTGGAGGCCTTCGCCGCGCAGCTCGCGTCCCGGAGCGTGGCCACCTCGCGGCTGCACACCTCGCACGCGTTCCACTCGTCCATGATGGACCCCATCCTGGACGCCTTCCGCGAGGCCGTGCGCAAGGTGAAGCGCAACGCGCCCCAGGTGCCCTACCTGTCCAACGTGACGGGCAAGTGGATCACCACCGAGGAGGCGACGAGCCCCGACTACTGGGCGAAGCACCTGCGCGGTGCGGTGCGCTTCGCGGACGGCGTGGGCGAACTGCTGAAGGACGCGGACGCCATCCTCCTCGAGGTGGGGCCCGGCAACACGCTGGCCACGCTGTCCCGCCAGCACCCGGCGAAGGGCGCGCAGCACGCCTTCGTCACCTCGCTGCGCCACCCGAAGGAGACTCACGCGGACGCGGAGTTCCTCCTCAACGCCCTGGGCCGGCTGTGGCTGGCGGGCGTGGACGCGGACTGGGACGCGTTCCTCGACGGCGAGCGCCGCCGCCGCATCCCCCTGCCCACCGCGCCCTTCGAGCGCCAGAAGTTCTGGGTGGAGCCGAAGAAGGTCTCCCACGCCAAGGCGGCCCAGGTGGACGACACCTCGGGCGCGGACCAGAAGCAGGACGTGTCTCGCTGGTTCTACCTGCCCACGTGGAAGCGCACGCTGCCGCTCGCCTCCGGTGAGTGGGCGAAGACGAAGGCCTGCTGGTGGCTCTTCACCCCGGGCCCGGACGGCCTGGGCGGACAGGTGGCGAAGCGGCTGGCCGACGTGGGCCAGGACGTCATCACCCTCACCCCGGGCCCGCGCACCGCGCAGGTGGCCGCGCGCCAGTGGACGGTGGACCCGAAGGACGCCGCGGGCTACGCGTCGCTGCTGGAGGCCCTCACCGCGGACGGCTTCGCGCCGGACCGCATCCTCCACCTGTGGAGCGCGGAGCCGGAGCAGTCCGCCGGTGAGGCCGCGCTCGACACGGCACTGGAGCGGGGCTTCTCCAGCCTGCTCTTCCTGGCGCAGGCCCTGGGCCGTCAGGGCGGCGCGAAGCCGGTGTCGGTGGTGGCCGTCACGCACCGCATGCAGGCGCTCGCGGACGAGCAGCCCCGGCCGGAGTGGGCCACGGTGCTCGGCCCCTGCCGCGTGATTCCGCAGGAGTACCCGCACCTTTCCTGCCGCTCGGTGGACGTCGTCGTCCCGCTAGCGGGGAGCTGGCAGGAAGCCGCGCTGGCGGACGTGCTCCTCGCCGAGTGCGCTGCGGCCTCCCGCGCGGAGGCCGCCGTCGCGTACCGCGGCGGTCAGCGTCACGTGCAGGCCTTCGAGTCCGTGCCCCAGGGCGCCTCGAAGCCGGAGTCCCTGCCGCTGCGCGAGGGCGGCGTGTACCTGCTGCTCGGCGGCTTCGGCACGCTGGGCACCGCGCACGCGAAGGCCATTGCCCGCAAGGTGAAGGCGAAGCTGGTGCTGGCCAGCCGCACCGCGCTCCCCGAGCGCTCCGGCTGGGACGCATGGCTCGCGTCGCACGGCGAGGCCGACGCGGTCAGCCGCCGCATCCAGAAGGTGCGGGCGCTGGAGGCGCAGGGCTCCGAGGTGCACGTGGTGGCCGCGGACGTGGCCGACCGGGCGCAGCTCAAGGCGGCCGTGGATGCGACGGTGTCGCGCTTCGGCACCCTGAACGGCGTGGTGTACGCGGCGGGCGACGTGGACCCGGCGCTCTTCCGCGCCATTCCCGACACGCGCCCGGAGGACGTGCGCAACCACTTCCGCAGCCGCATCCAGGGCCTGTACGCGCTGGAGGAGGCGCTGGCGGGCCGGACGCTGGACTTCTGCCACCTGGCCTCGTCGCTGGCGGCGGTGCTGGGCGGCCTGGGGCTGGCCTCGTACACGGCGGCCACGGGCTTCATGGATGCGTTCGCCGCGAAGCACACGCAGCAGTCCCCGGTGCCCTGGACGAGCGTGGGCTGGGACGCGTGGCGCTTCGAGGAGGGCTCGGCCTCGCCGCTGGCCACGGCCACGCCGTTCGGCGCGCTGGCCATCTCCGCGGACGAGGGCGCGCTGGCCTTCGAGCACCTGCTCTCGCTGGGCCCGGTGGGCCACGTGGCGGTGTCCACCAGCTCCCTGTCCGCCCGCGCCGCGCGCTGGACGCGGCCGGAGCAGAAGGAAGAGAAGACGCAGGGCGCGCTGGTGCAGCAGGACGCCGGGGCCGAGGACCGCACCCCGCGCCCCACGCTGCAGAACCCGTACGTGGCGCCCCGCGACGAGCTGGAGGAGTCGATTGCGCGCCTGTGGGAGTCCACGCTGGGCATCGCGCAGGTGGGCGTCCACGACAGCTTCTTCGAGCTGGGCGGCAACTCGCTGGTGGGCGTGAAGCTCATCGCCCGCGTGCGCGAGCAGTTCAAGGTCTCCATCCCCGCCGTCAGCCTCTACGAGGGCCCGACGGTGCACGCGCTGGCGAAGCTCATCAAGGCGGCCACCCTGCCGCCCGACGTGGCCGCGGCCGAGGAAGACGAGTCCAGCATGGACCGGGGCGCGCGCCGCCGCGCCCGCCGCGCCCGCCGGGGTGAGTCCTCCGAGGATGCATCCGAAGACGAGACCTGA